A portion of the Platichthys flesus chromosome 7, fPlaFle2.1, whole genome shotgun sequence genome contains these proteins:
- the dpm1 gene encoding dolichol-phosphate mannosyltransferase subunit 1 codes for MANRKTLEPSRDIKDRYSVLLPTYNERENLPLIVWLLVKCFTESGYDYEIIVIDDGSPDGTLEVAEQLQKIYGEDRILLRPRAKKLGLGTAYIHGMKHASGNFIFIMDADLSHHPKFIPEFIEKQKEGNYDLVSGTRYRGNGGVYGWDLRRKLISRGANFLTQVLLRPDASDLTGSFRLYKKNVLENLVERCVSKGYVFQMEMIVRARQLNYTIGEVPISFVDRVYGESKLGGNEIVSFAKGLLTLFATT; via the exons ATGGCTAACAGAAAGACCTTAGAGCCGAGTAGGGACATAAAAGACAGATACTCGGTGTTATTACCGACGTACAACGAGCGGGAGAATCTTCCTCTGATTGTCTGGCTGCTGGTGAAGTGTTTCACTGAGAG TGGATATGACTATGAGATCATAGTGATTGATGACGGAAGCCCAGATGGGACACTGGAGGtggcagagcagctgcagaagatATATGGAGAGGACAGGATA CTTCTACGACCTAGAGCGAAGAAATTAGGCCTCG GCACTGCCTACATCCACGGCATGAAGCATGCATCAGGGAACTTCATCTTTATAATGGATGCAGATCTCTCCCATCAT ccCAAATTTATTCCAGAATTTATTGA AAAGCAGAAGGAGGGTAATTACGACCTGGTTTCTGGTACTCGTTACCGAGGCAATGGTGGTGTATACGGCTGGGACTTGCGCAGGAAACTAATCAG CCGAGGAGCCAACTTTTTGACGCAAGTGTTGCTGAGACCCGATGCTTCAGACCTCACAGGCAGCTTCAG GCTGTACAAGAAGAACGTGCTGGAGAACCTGGTTGAGCGATGCGTGTCCAAAGGTTACGTCTTTCAAATGGAAATGATCGTTCGTGCAAGACAGCTCAACTACACAATCGGAGAG GTGCCCATCTCCTTTGTGGATCGAGTTTATGGAGAGTCCAAACTGGGAGGGAACGAGATTGTGTCGTTTGCGAAAGGACTGCTCACACTCTTTGCCACAACATGA